From Humisphaera borealis, the proteins below share one genomic window:
- a CDS encoding arylsulfatase has product MRSLTFCIVVVVGLISSGASAADAPKPNILLILADDLGYSDLGCYGSEIRTPNLDALAASGVRFTQFYNSARCSPTRVSILTGLHPHQAGFPNLSGVISKNAVTLPEALKPAGYKSYMVGKWHLSKATSPTVRGFDEFYGMIGGYNSCWQEDPFYSRLPEGRQKRTFAPGKFYATDAFADYSEDFLDDGKQSGKPWFFYLAFNAPHFPLHAWEEDIARYEPIYAQGWDKIRAQRLAKQKELGLVPASVELTPRSNVPANRFNTQTGWADKDNPAWDSLPADRRADLARRQAVFAAMVDRMDVAIGRVIDRLKKNGQFENTVIFFLSDNGACAEWDPYGFDKSSSATNVLHTGDDRKKVGGPDSYISYGSGWANVGNTPFRLYKHYNHEGGINTPLIIHWPAGLKAKAGSLVKSPGHIADFMPTVLDLAGATYLKEHAGNAILPMEGVSLVPLMNGQAAAPRRIFVEHEGNRSVRDGDWKLVALAGKPWELYNLAQDPTEMHDLAQRSPEVVTELSRLWQEWAERCSVLEKKRSRR; this is encoded by the coding sequence ATGAGGTCACTTACTTTCTGCATCGTCGTTGTGGTTGGGCTGATCTCATCCGGCGCCTCCGCCGCCGACGCCCCCAAGCCCAACATCCTGCTCATCCTCGCCGACGACCTGGGCTATTCCGACCTCGGCTGCTACGGCAGCGAGATTCGTACGCCGAACCTCGACGCGCTCGCCGCCAGCGGCGTGCGATTCACGCAGTTCTATAACTCGGCCCGGTGCAGCCCGACGCGGGTGTCGATCCTCACCGGCCTTCACCCGCACCAGGCCGGCTTTCCAAATCTGTCGGGCGTGATCTCCAAAAACGCCGTCACCCTTCCCGAAGCGCTCAAGCCCGCCGGCTACAAATCCTACATGGTCGGCAAGTGGCACCTGAGCAAGGCGACCTCGCCGACCGTTCGCGGGTTTGACGAGTTCTACGGCATGATCGGCGGCTACAACTCCTGCTGGCAGGAAGACCCGTTCTACAGCCGACTGCCCGAGGGCCGCCAAAAGCGCACGTTCGCCCCCGGCAAGTTCTACGCGACCGATGCATTCGCGGACTACAGCGAAGACTTCCTCGACGACGGCAAACAGTCCGGCAAGCCGTGGTTCTTTTACCTGGCGTTCAATGCGCCACACTTCCCGCTGCACGCGTGGGAGGAAGACATCGCGCGGTATGAGCCGATCTACGCCCAGGGTTGGGACAAGATCCGCGCCCAGCGGCTGGCAAAGCAGAAGGAACTGGGGTTGGTCCCCGCAAGTGTCGAGCTCACCCCGCGGAGCAATGTCCCCGCCAACCGGTTTAACACGCAGACCGGCTGGGCCGACAAGGACAACCCGGCGTGGGATTCACTGCCCGCCGACCGCCGGGCCGACCTGGCCCGAAGACAAGCCGTCTTCGCCGCGATGGTCGATCGCATGGATGTCGCGATCGGCCGGGTGATCGATCGGCTGAAGAAGAACGGGCAGTTCGAGAACACCGTCATCTTCTTTCTCAGCGACAACGGCGCCTGTGCCGAATGGGACCCCTACGGCTTCGACAAGTCGTCCAGCGCGACCAACGTCCTGCACACCGGAGACGACCGCAAGAAGGTCGGCGGGCCCGACAGCTACATCAGCTACGGCAGCGGCTGGGCCAACGTCGGCAACACGCCGTTCCGGCTCTACAAGCACTACAACCACGAAGGGGGCATCAACACGCCGCTGATCATCCACTGGCCGGCCGGTCTCAAAGCCAAAGCCGGATCGCTGGTGAAGTCGCCCGGCCACATCGCCGACTTCATGCCGACAGTGCTCGACCTGGCGGGCGCGACCTATCTGAAAGAACACGCCGGCAACGCCATTCTGCCGATGGAAGGCGTCAGCCTGGTGCCGCTGATGAACGGCCAGGCGGCCGCGCCGCGGCGGATCTTTGTCGAGCACGAAGGCAACCGCAGCGTACGCGACGGCGACTGGAAGCTGGTCGCACTGGCCGGCAAGCCGTGGGAGCTCTACAACCTGGCACAGGACCCGACGGAAATGCACGACCTGGCCCAGCGCAGCCCGGAGGTCGTCACAGAGCTGTCGCGACTGTGGCAGGAGTGGGCCGAGCGGTGCAGTGTGCTGGAAAAGAAGCGCTCCCGGCGGTAA
- a CDS encoding LamG-like jellyroll fold domain-containing protein: MCWKRSAPGGKAAGDQRQPAAKLDAIANPRIANKSLTISFDVTARSKSGVMLAQGGNKHGYAVRLDDGKLAFDVRVNGKVTTIVADTTPAGPIAVVASLKADGVMELAINGKPVAAGKAAGLIPVQPVDELTIGRDEQSAVGPYDGPNPLEGEMTNVKVVAE, translated from the coding sequence GTGTGCTGGAAAAGAAGCGCTCCCGGCGGTAAAGCGGCGGGCGATCAGCGGCAGCCCGCCGCCAAGCTGGATGCAATCGCCAATCCCCGGATCGCCAACAAGTCACTGACCATCTCGTTCGACGTGACCGCCAGGTCCAAAAGCGGCGTGATGCTCGCGCAAGGCGGTAACAAGCACGGCTACGCCGTCCGGCTGGACGACGGCAAGCTCGCGTTCGATGTCCGCGTCAACGGCAAGGTGACGACGATCGTCGCCGACACCACGCCGGCCGGACCGATCGCGGTCGTCGCAAGTTTGAAAGCCGACGGCGTCATGGAGCTGGCGATCAACGGCAAGCCCGTCGCCGCCGGCAAGGCCGCCGGGCTGATCCCCGTTCAGCCGGTGGACGAACTGACGATCGGCCGAGACGAGCAATCGGCGGTCGGCCCGTACGATGGGCCGAACCCGCTCGAAGGCGAAATGACGAACGTGAAGGTCGTCGCCGAGTGA
- a CDS encoding ABC transporter ATP-binding protein, translating to MTTASANTQASTDTATEPATPDIPARFLLRWMFSFLRPVRWQVFLACCYLAAFCGVEVLTVNQGGKAVDDLKALQLAHADGTSTVASFWDYLVTSDPASVRLRHTVIGFGLLTACLLMLRYLTTVSRSQMSMQMVYYIREAVYDKLQRVGFGFHDAVSSGQLINRALSDLQNVRIFVETAVLLTLEIVLIVGGYIVLILTLSPWVALLALLPLPVWTWYILRFSKRIQPAAKAVMEAEDKNVAIITENIAGVHVVKAFATEAQEIAKYNANADGFFDRVRGRIRLFANFQPIIRTIATASYLLLFFAAGVLIIQGSLTVGSLLILGGAMSQILSRLQQVSVINEQYQNAMVSARRLHEVLFAPPTIPQKPGAQPLPPGPGAVKFDHVSFAYGKGKHVLHDISFDVPGGSLVAIVGPTGAGKTTLVNLISRFYDPQEGRVLIDGVDVRDATIESLRLQVSFVFQETYLFSDTVGGNIAYGRPNLSEAEIEAAARLSQAHDFITALPLGYKTMLGERGSSLSGGQRQRLAIARAVVTNPRVLILDDATAAVDPETEDLIRRQMRQAMKGRTTFIIAHRISTVKSADLVIVIEQGRITQSGTHDVLMAQDGHYREIAAVQLHGDDVARDAEGQTLSHMDRVKGHAPVAHPPTLGT from the coding sequence TTGACTACCGCATCCGCCAATACCCAAGCTTCAACCGACACGGCCACCGAACCGGCCACGCCGGACATCCCCGCGCGCTTTCTGCTCCGCTGGATGTTCTCGTTCCTCCGCCCCGTTCGCTGGCAGGTCTTCCTCGCCTGCTGCTACCTGGCGGCGTTTTGCGGGGTGGAAGTCCTGACGGTCAACCAGGGCGGCAAAGCCGTTGACGACCTCAAGGCACTGCAACTGGCACATGCCGACGGCACCTCCACTGTTGCCTCGTTCTGGGATTACCTGGTCACGTCCGACCCGGCGTCGGTCCGGCTGCGCCACACCGTCATCGGCTTCGGCCTGCTGACGGCGTGCCTGCTGATGCTCCGCTATCTGACGACCGTCTCGCGGTCGCAGATGAGCATGCAGATGGTCTACTACATCCGCGAAGCGGTGTACGACAAGCTGCAGCGCGTCGGCTTCGGCTTCCACGACGCCGTCAGCTCCGGGCAGCTCATCAACCGCGCCCTGTCCGACCTGCAGAACGTCCGCATCTTCGTCGAAACCGCCGTCCTGCTGACGCTGGAAATCGTGCTGATCGTCGGCGGGTACATCGTGCTGATCCTGACGCTCTCGCCGTGGGTGGCGCTGCTGGCGCTGCTGCCGCTGCCGGTCTGGACTTGGTACATCCTGCGGTTCAGCAAGCGCATCCAGCCGGCCGCCAAAGCCGTCATGGAGGCCGAGGACAAGAACGTCGCGATCATCACCGAGAACATCGCCGGCGTGCACGTGGTCAAGGCGTTCGCGACCGAAGCCCAAGAGATCGCCAAGTACAACGCCAACGCCGACGGCTTCTTCGACCGGGTTCGCGGCCGCATTCGGCTGTTCGCCAACTTCCAGCCGATCATCCGCACCATCGCCACCGCGAGCTACCTGCTGCTGTTCTTCGCCGCCGGCGTGCTGATCATCCAGGGGTCGCTCACCGTCGGGTCGCTGCTGATCCTCGGCGGAGCGATGTCGCAGATCCTCAGCCGGCTTCAGCAGGTGTCGGTCATCAACGAGCAGTACCAGAACGCGATGGTATCGGCCCGCCGGCTGCACGAAGTGCTGTTCGCCCCGCCCACCATTCCACAGAAGCCCGGCGCGCAGCCCCTGCCGCCGGGGCCGGGCGCGGTGAAGTTCGACCACGTGTCATTCGCCTACGGCAAGGGCAAGCACGTCCTGCACGATATCTCGTTCGACGTGCCCGGCGGATCGCTCGTGGCGATCGTCGGGCCGACCGGCGCGGGCAAGACCACGCTCGTCAACCTGATCAGCCGGTTCTACGACCCCCAGGAAGGCCGCGTGCTGATCGACGGCGTCGATGTCCGCGATGCCACCATCGAGAGCCTGCGACTTCAGGTCAGCTTCGTCTTCCAGGAAACGTACCTGTTCAGCGACACCGTCGGCGGCAACATTGCCTACGGCCGGCCGAACCTCAGCGAAGCCGAGATCGAAGCCGCTGCCCGACTGTCGCAGGCCCACGACTTCATCACCGCCCTGCCGCTGGGCTACAAGACGATGCTCGGCGAACGGGGATCGTCGCTGTCCGGCGGGCAGCGGCAGCGGCTGGCGATCGCGCGGGCGGTGGTGACCAACCCGCGCGTGCTGATCCTCGACGACGCGACGGCGGCAGTGGACCCCGAGACCGAAGACCTCATCCGCCGACAGATGCGCCAGGCGATGAAGGGCCGGACCACGTTCATCATCGCGCACCGCATCAGCACGGTGAAGTCGGCCGACCTGGTGATCGTCATCGAGCAGGGCCGCATCACGCAGTCGGGCACGCACGACGTGCTGATGGCGCAGGACGGCCACTACCGCGAGATCGCCGCCGTCCAGTTGCACGGCGACGACGTCGCCCGCGACGCCGAGGGGCAGACGCTGAGCCACATGGACCGGGTCAAGGGGCATGCACCGGTCGCTCACCCGCCGACGTTGGGAACCTGA
- a CDS encoding STAS domain-containing protein yields MSRMTIIERQSGSVTILDLAGKLTSAECGGALHGAVRTAIDQGKKRLLLNLAAVSHIDSSGIGELVSSYTTTVQSGGHFKLLNVTGMIHDVLSRTRMLAVFQTYSDERRAVESY; encoded by the coding sequence ATGTCTCGAATGACGATAATTGAACGGCAATCAGGTTCGGTAACGATCCTCGACCTGGCGGGCAAACTCACATCCGCCGAGTGCGGCGGCGCGCTGCACGGCGCGGTCCGCACCGCGATCGATCAGGGCAAGAAACGCCTGCTGCTCAACCTCGCCGCCGTCTCCCACATCGACAGTTCCGGTATCGGAGAACTCGTCAGTTCGTACACCACCACCGTGCAGAGCGGCGGACACTTCAAGCTGCTGAATGTGACGGGGATGATCCACGACGTCCTGTCGCGCACGAGGATGCTCGCCGTCTTCCAGACCTACAGCGACGAACGGCGGGCGGTCGAGAGCTACTGA
- a CDS encoding sulfatase encodes MNASRPSMSIRVAVLLALLLAASSPGVAVAAAKPNIVVFLVDDLGQRDIGCYGSTFYETPNLDKLAKQGALFTDAYAACPVCSPSRASLMTGKYPQRTGITDYIGAPMTPQAWKRNTKLLPAPYSDRLAHEEVTIAEALKAGGYATFFAGKWHMGPQGFWPEDQGFDINKGGVDKGGPYGGKKYFSPYDNPRLPDGPPGEHLPDRLATETAKFIADNKDKPFLAYLSFYDVHTPLMARPDLEKKYEEKRKRLGLEAKWGREGDRDVRLVQEHAVYAAMVDAMDQAVGKVLAKLDELKLADNTIVLFTSDNGGLSTSEGWPTSNLPLRGGKGWLYEGGIREPLLIRWPGVVKPETVVQDAVSGIDYFPTFLEAAGLPMPAGHPADGVSLLPLLKDGKKLADRPLYWHYPHYGNQGGAPGTAVRQGDWKLIHWFEDDKWELFNLATDLGETKDLASANPDKVAALKAEMARLHKATGSLDPIVNPAFDASKPNGRAANRPGAAAKPKR; translated from the coding sequence ATGAACGCATCTCGCCCGTCCATGTCCATTCGTGTCGCGGTGCTGCTGGCATTGCTCCTCGCTGCTTCGTCGCCCGGCGTCGCCGTCGCCGCGGCCAAGCCGAACATTGTCGTCTTCCTGGTCGATGACCTCGGCCAGCGCGACATCGGCTGCTACGGCAGCACGTTTTACGAAACGCCGAACCTCGACAAGCTCGCGAAACAGGGTGCTCTATTCACCGACGCCTACGCCGCCTGCCCGGTTTGTTCGCCTTCGCGGGCGAGCCTGATGACCGGCAAGTATCCGCAGCGGACGGGCATCACCGATTACATCGGCGCGCCGATGACGCCGCAAGCTTGGAAGCGCAACACCAAGCTGCTGCCGGCACCCTATTCGGATCGGCTGGCGCACGAGGAAGTCACCATCGCCGAGGCCCTCAAGGCCGGCGGATACGCCACCTTCTTTGCCGGCAAGTGGCACATGGGCCCGCAGGGCTTCTGGCCGGAAGACCAGGGGTTCGACATCAACAAAGGCGGCGTCGATAAAGGCGGCCCCTACGGCGGGAAGAAGTACTTCTCTCCGTACGACAACCCGCGCCTCCCCGACGGCCCGCCCGGCGAACACCTGCCCGACCGCCTGGCCACCGAAACCGCCAAGTTCATCGCCGACAACAAGGACAAGCCATTCCTGGCGTACCTGTCGTTCTACGACGTCCACACACCGCTGATGGCCCGGCCGGACCTGGAAAAGAAGTACGAAGAAAAGCGAAAGCGGCTGGGGCTCGAAGCCAAGTGGGGCCGCGAAGGCGACCGCGACGTTCGGCTCGTGCAGGAACACGCCGTCTACGCCGCCATGGTCGATGCGATGGACCAGGCCGTCGGCAAGGTGCTCGCGAAGCTCGACGAACTGAAGCTGGCCGACAACACGATCGTGCTGTTCACCTCCGACAACGGCGGCCTCTCCACCAGCGAAGGCTGGCCCACCTCCAACCTGCCGTTGCGCGGCGGCAAGGGGTGGCTCTACGAGGGAGGCATCCGCGAACCACTACTGATCCGCTGGCCCGGCGTCGTCAAACCCGAAACCGTCGTCCAAGACGCCGTCAGCGGCATCGACTACTTCCCGACCTTTCTCGAAGCCGCCGGCCTGCCGATGCCCGCCGGCCACCCGGCCGACGGTGTCAGCCTGCTGCCGCTGTTGAAGGACGGCAAAAAGCTCGCCGACCGACCGCTCTACTGGCACTACCCGCACTACGGCAACCAGGGCGGCGCGCCGGGCACGGCCGTTCGGCAAGGGGACTGGAAGCTCATCCACTGGTTCGAGGATGACAAGTGGGAGTTGTTCAACCTCGCGACAGATCTGGGCGAAACCAAGGACCTCGCCTCAGCGAATCCCGACAAGGTCGCCGCGCTCAAGGCCGAGATGGCACGATTGCACAAAGCAACCGGCTCGCTCGACCCGATCGTCAACCCCGCTTTCGACGCGAGCAAACCCAACGGCCGCGCCGCCAACCGCCCGGGAGCGGCAGCAAAGCCGAAGCGCTGA
- the purH gene encoding bifunctional phosphoribosylaminoimidazolecarboxamide formyltransferase/IMP cyclohydrolase has protein sequence MNAPTASSSGDHTGTGLVPVRRALISVSDKTGLADFATALVKEFNVELISTGGTAKFLRDAGLKVTDVSEVTGFPEMMDGRVKTLHPKIHGGLLALRDNPEHAAAMKSHDIKPIDLVVINLYPFKKTIEKPGVTFEEAIENIDIGGPSMVRSAAKNHHFVLVLTSPDRYEKALGDLRKHSGSSCAQHRLKQAQRAFAHTAEYDTLIATYLEKVVNGAGTEASQPAAEAGASSLPQNLPVTLTLKQVLRYGENPHQRGGLYVDRKTTEASVTAAIQHHGKELSYINLLDADAALNAVKELATPAACIVKHATPCGYATAADLPTAFRNAFAGDPLAAFGGIVALNKTVDLATAQAITSIDKLLEVIVAPNYAADALELLKSRWKNVRLLEVGPVTTEFDRGELMMHKIVGGYLVQERDLAGVDESQWKVVSQRQPTAQERIDLAMAWLAAKHVKSNAIAIAKDGMMLGSGAGQQDRVNACRIAIAKSGDRAKGAAVGSDAFFPFPDGPELLLDAGVTAIIHPGGSVKDQETIDLVNRRGATMVFTGQRHFRH, from the coding sequence ATGAACGCTCCGACCGCCTCTTCTTCCGGCGACCATACCGGCACAGGTCTCGTCCCCGTCCGTCGCGCCCTGATCAGCGTCTCCGACAAAACCGGCCTGGCCGATTTCGCCACCGCGCTGGTGAAAGAGTTCAACGTCGAACTGATCTCCACCGGCGGGACGGCCAAGTTCCTGCGCGACGCGGGGCTGAAGGTGACCGACGTCAGCGAAGTCACCGGCTTCCCCGAGATGATGGACGGCCGGGTCAAGACGCTGCACCCCAAGATCCACGGCGGCCTGCTCGCGCTGCGCGACAACCCCGAACACGCCGCCGCGATGAAGTCGCACGACATCAAGCCGATCGACCTGGTCGTCATCAACCTGTACCCCTTCAAGAAGACGATCGAAAAGCCGGGCGTGACGTTCGAGGAGGCGATCGAGAACATCGACATCGGCGGCCCGAGCATGGTCCGCTCGGCGGCGAAGAACCACCATTTCGTGCTCGTGCTCACGAGCCCCGATCGGTACGAAAAGGCACTCGGCGATCTGCGGAAGCACAGTGGATCGAGCTGTGCACAGCATCGGTTGAAGCAGGCGCAGCGGGCGTTTGCGCACACCGCGGAGTACGACACGCTGATTGCGACTTACCTGGAGAAGGTCGTCAACGGCGCAGGCACGGAGGCTTCCCAGCCGGCGGCGGAGGCCGGGGCCTCGTCCCTTCCCCAGAATCTCCCCGTCACGCTGACGCTCAAGCAGGTCCTTCGGTACGGCGAGAACCCACACCAGCGGGGCGGGCTTTACGTGGACCGCAAGACGACCGAGGCATCGGTCACCGCCGCGATTCAGCACCACGGCAAGGAACTGTCCTACATCAACCTGCTCGATGCCGACGCGGCGCTGAATGCCGTCAAGGAACTCGCGACGCCCGCGGCGTGCATCGTCAAGCACGCCACGCCCTGCGGCTACGCGACGGCCGCCGATCTGCCGACGGCGTTCAGGAATGCATTCGCCGGCGATCCGCTCGCGGCGTTCGGCGGGATCGTCGCGCTGAACAAGACCGTCGATCTCGCGACCGCCCAGGCGATCACCTCCATCGACAAACTGCTGGAAGTCATCGTCGCGCCAAACTACGCCGCCGACGCGCTGGAACTGCTCAAGAGCCGCTGGAAGAACGTCCGCCTGCTCGAAGTCGGCCCGGTGACGACCGAGTTCGACAGGGGCGAACTGATGATGCACAAAATCGTCGGCGGGTACCTCGTGCAGGAGCGCGATCTGGCCGGCGTCGATGAATCGCAGTGGAAAGTCGTCAGCCAGCGGCAACCGACGGCGCAGGAGCGGATCGACCTTGCGATGGCATGGCTCGCGGCGAAACACGTTAAGAGCAACGCAATCGCGATCGCCAAAGACGGCATGATGCTCGGCAGCGGGGCGGGCCAGCAGGATCGCGTGAACGCCTGCCGCATCGCGATCGCCAAGTCCGGCGATCGCGCCAAGGGCGCTGCCGTCGGCAGCGACGCGTTCTTCCCCTTCCCCGACGGACCCGAGCTGCTGCTCGATGCCGGCGTGACGGCGATCATCCATCCCGGCGGATCGGTGAAGGACCAGGAGACGATCGACCTGGTCAACCGCCGGGGTGCGACGATGGTGTTCACGGGTCAGCGGCATTTCCGTCATTGA
- a CDS encoding DUF2760 domain-containing protein translates to MLRRICIAVDGTALRTALGCASRLTLDRFSYVESTAPAPKMPGSPAVGTAIQAYDEAPPMGRIGTAFRSFFRALGNAEFAEKVRAILDGKTDGKPQAVAEPAKIAPPAKPVEVAKAPPQRSEALTLLAVLQREARLVDFLKESIAGYDDAQIGAAVREIHRDAAGTLDRIFALKPVRTEAEGAAVTVPAGYDAGRTRLVGNVAGSPPHTGSLVHAGWEATKVELPEWNGTAASAKVVVPAEVELK, encoded by the coding sequence GTGCTACGCCGCATTTGTATCGCGGTGGACGGCACTGCGCTGCGAACCGCGCTCGGCTGCGCGTCGCGGCTAACCTTGGATCGGTTCAGCTACGTTGAATCGACCGCCCCCGCCCCTAAGATGCCCGGCTCGCCGGCCGTTGGGACGGCGATTCAGGCTTACGACGAGGCACCACCCATGGGACGTATCGGCACCGCTTTCCGCTCTTTCTTCCGCGCGTTGGGCAACGCCGAGTTCGCAGAGAAGGTCCGGGCGATTCTCGACGGAAAGACCGACGGCAAGCCCCAGGCGGTCGCCGAACCGGCAAAGATTGCCCCGCCCGCCAAACCGGTCGAAGTCGCCAAGGCGCCCCCGCAGCGGAGCGAGGCGCTGACGTTGCTTGCCGTCCTCCAGCGCGAGGCCCGGCTGGTGGACTTCCTTAAGGAAAGCATCGCCGGCTACGACGACGCCCAGATCGGCGCCGCCGTCCGCGAGATCCATCGCGACGCCGCCGGCACGCTGGACCGCATCTTTGCGCTCAAACCCGTCCGAACCGAAGCCGAAGGCGCAGCGGTCACCGTGCCGGCCGGTTACGACGCCGGCAGGACCCGGCTCGTCGGCAATGTCGCCGGCAGTCCGCCGCACACAGGATCGCTCGTCCACGCCGGCTGGGAAGCGACGAAAGTCGAACTGCCCGAGTGGAACGGCACCGCGGCATCGGCAAAGGTGGTCGTGCCGGCGGAAGTGGAATTGAAGTAA
- a CDS encoding carbohydrate-binding protein codes for MRWMMAILAAAGLLVIGLIAAVATGLVSMGALDPFAKLNAAATRPATGPVIVEAEPPAELPSESDASIAAMQHAGYADLVVFLSAADAKVAGPRVSLENRGSSSYYASRRPGSAVNEKSRIPNVMIRGWTSSADSAEWSFDCPKAGTFVVTFDCIPGYSTDRAKGIAAGKFLITAAGQTVAADLEVDVSGRRGSSSFHLVDVGQIKLPAGKVTLRITPNTDKDSGLPMLRSVRLYPG; via the coding sequence TTGCGTTGGATGATGGCAATTCTCGCGGCCGCCGGACTGCTGGTGATCGGGCTCATCGCCGCCGTTGCCACCGGCCTGGTGAGTATGGGCGCGCTCGATCCGTTCGCCAAACTCAATGCCGCCGCCACCCGGCCGGCGACCGGGCCGGTCATCGTCGAGGCCGAACCGCCGGCCGAGCTGCCCAGCGAATCCGACGCGTCCATCGCCGCGATGCAGCACGCCGGCTATGCCGATCTGGTGGTGTTCCTGTCGGCGGCCGATGCGAAGGTCGCCGGTCCGCGCGTATCGCTGGAGAACCGGGGCTCGTCCAGCTACTACGCGTCCCGCCGGCCCGGCAGCGCGGTCAACGAGAAGAGTCGCATTCCCAACGTCATGATTCGCGGGTGGACGTCGTCGGCCGACTCGGCCGAGTGGAGCTTCGACTGCCCCAAGGCGGGGACGTTCGTCGTGACGTTCGACTGTATCCCCGGCTACAGCACCGACCGCGCCAAAGGCATCGCCGCCGGCAAGTTCCTGATCACCGCCGCCGGCCAGACGGTCGCGGCCGACCTCGAGGTCGATGTCAGCGGACGCCGGGGCTCTTCGTCGTTCCACCTCGTGGACGTCGGCCAGATCAAGCTGCCCGCCGGCAAAGTCACTCTTCGCATCACACCCAACACCGATAAAGACAGTGGCCTGCCGATGCTCCGCAGCGTTCGGCTTTATCCTGGATGA